The Rhodothermales bacterium genomic sequence GTCGAGACCGGCGTGGAAATGATTGCTGCGCATTTCGGCGAACCCGCCGGAAAGCAGCAGTGGAATTTCCAGCGGTGATTGAAAATAATCCTTGGGAAACGGATCCGTATGAGCGCTGCCCGATAGAACGAGCACTGCCACGGCCAAAACAGGAAGGAGTCCACGCATAAATTCTGATGGTTATCGAGTCCAAGAATAGTAATCTCTATCTCGTGTTCCTGGGCGCGATCGCTGTATTTGTTCTCGGCGTCACGCTGCTCCAATTGAAGGCGGTGCTCATGCCGTTGGTCATTGCGTTCCTTTTGTCCATCATCTTCAAACCGGCCATCCTGTGGCTTCGAGGCAAGCGGGTTCCCATGCCGATTGCCTTGTTCGGCGTGCTCATCCTCTCGTCTGCCGTGTTGTTCCTCGTAGGGTGGGTCCTGTTCTCCAGCACGCAGTCCTTCCTTGAGGAATTGCCCAAGTATGAGGCCAAGGCCACGGTAATAGCCGCTGACCTCGAAGCCGCGCTGCTCCGTGCTGCATCGCGCTTCGATGTGGACGTGGCTGAATTCCAATGGAGCGATGCGTTCCAGTGGTCGAACGTGACGAATGCAGTCACGACGGGAGTGGGTTCGTTCCTGTCCTTTGTCAGCACCACGTTCCTGGTTTTGCTCTTCATGCTGTTCATCCTGGCGGGCAGTGGGGAGATGGCCGAAAAAGTGCGCGTCGCGTTCCCGCCCATGTACGCGGAGAAAATTGCAGACCTGGTCTCCAACGTGGATGGACAGGTCCGACGGTATCTGGTAACCAAAACCGTCATTAGTCTGGCAACGGGTGTACTGACCTGGTTGGTCCTGTCCCTCCTGGGCGTGGACTTTCCCCTCATATGGGGATTCCTGGCCTTTCTTCTCAATTACATTCCCAACATCGGCAGCACAATCGCCGTCCTGTTTCCGTTCGCCGTGTCGTTGCTGCAATTCGAAACACTGGTCATCCCGTTTGTGGTCATTTTCGGTCTGGGCACGGTCCAGCTTTCGTTGGGCAACGTCGTGGAGCCTCGTGTCATGGGATTCCGCCTGAACTTGAGCCCTCTTCTCATTCTGGTTTCCCTCATCCTCTGGGGATGGCTGTGGGGCCTCTGGGGAATGATTCTGGCCGTTCCCATCACGTCCACGCTCAAGATCCTCTTCGAGAACATGGAGCCGTTGCGGCCCATATCCATCCTGATGAGTGGAAAGGTGGATACGCCGCCGGTGGATCCGAGTACCTGATTGGCCGGCGCGGGGCGTCCGCCGGTGTTGACCGGTGGCTCAACACCCGCCAACATACGTGGCACGGATACGACTACGATCTCCGTAGATCCAGGCCCCAAGCACATCGTCGGGATCACCATTCCCGGACAGGTCAAGGAAATCGGCCCAATCACCCGGAACCAGGCGTCCGGTATCGGTACCGGCTGCGCTTCGACCACCGCGAAGCATCTGCTGGTACAGCCACGTGCCCGATGCAGTGCCTGCCGGAACCTGGAAGGCGTTCCTTCTGCGCGTCTCCAGGCGATTCTGATAGTCCAGGAAGCGGATTTCCTCGGCCGCATCCGTACACACATTGCTATCCGATCCGATCGCGATGGATCCCTTGGATGCCAGGAACGGACGAAGCTGGAAGCGGCCATCGCCCAAGTCCGCTTCGGTCGTCGGACACAGCCCCACAGTGGCTCCACATGAGGCCAGTCGCCGGCGCTCCCCGTCATCCATATGGGTAGCGTGAATCATGCACCAATGGACGTCGGGCTTGAAGCGGTCCAACAAGAACTGGACCGGTCGCATGCCCAGCGCAATGACACATTCGTTGACCTCACGCATTTGTTCTGCCACATGAATGTGCACCGGAGCGTTTGGATGAGAAGCTGCACGGTGGGCGAGCAGCGTCCGGATGTCATCTTCCGATACAGCGCGGAGAGAGTGGGGAGCATACCCAACCGTCCCGTAGCCGTCAGACACCGCATCGAACAACTCCAGATATGTCGTGGTATCCAGGATGAACGGACGCTGCTCTGGACGCGGCGCACGGGACCCGAACCCGGAGTACCGATACAGCACCGGAAGCAGCACCAATCGAATACCGGCACTGCGGGCCGCAGCCTGGATGGCGCGGGCCATGAGAAGGGGCAGGTCGGCCCCGACATGCGCTCCATGTACATAATGGAACTCGCAAACGGTCGTATATCCCGATCCCCTCATCTCCGTATAAAGCCGCTCGGCAATGCGGAAGAGGGCATCGGGGCGCATTTCACCGGCCGTCCGGTACATGGATTCGCGCCATGACCAGAAGTCGTCATCGGGACCCTGGAATCGACTGGTTCTTCCACGCAAAAGGACCTGGAATGCATGGGAATGGACATTCACGCATCCTGGAACGAGTACATTGCAGTCGTAGCGGCGGGGAAGAACGCTACCGTCATTTTGTTCAATACGGACAATCCGTCCGTCCGCCACATGGATGACGGCGTGTTCAAGCCAACCGTCCGGGGTCAGGGCAAAACGGGCTTGGAACCACGCGTCCGACATGACCGGCACCGGTCAGACCGAATGTTCGAGCAACCGGTTGATGACATCCACGCCGCTGACACTTTCGGCCTCGGCGGTGAAATTCGTCACAATCCGGTGCCGGAGAACAGAGACGGCAATGGTATTGACGTCCTGGATGGAGGGGGTCATCCGACCGTCGAGGGCGGCCATTGCTTTGGCACCGAGGATGAGATACTGGGAAGCCCGGGGGCCGGCGCCGTAGCTCAGATACTCCTTGACAAAGTCGGGGGCCAACTCACCGTTCGGGCGTGTTTTTCCCACGAGCCGGACCGCGTGTTGGATGACGTTGTCCGCCACCGGGATCTGGCGGATGAACGACTGGTAGCGAAGGATGTCATCGGCCCGCATGACGGTCTGTACGTGGGCCTTGTGGGCACTTGTGGTTTGCCGTACGACATCGACTTCCTGATCGAATGTGGGGTAGTCCAACCACAGATTCAACATGAAGCGGTCCAACTGCGCCTCCGGCAGTGGATAGGTACCTTCCTGCTCAATCGGGTTCTGGGTTGCCAGGACAAAGAACGGCTCCGGCAGGGAGTAGGTATGGCCAGCGGCCGTTACCCGATGTTCCTGCATGGCTTCCAGAAGGGCTGCCTGGGTTTTCGGAGGGGTTCGGTTGATTTCGTCAGCCAGTACGACGTTGGCAAAAACGGGTCCCTTGACAAACTTGAACTGCCGCCCGCCCGTTGTCTGGTCCTGTTCAATGATTTCCGTCCCCGTAATGTCGGAAGGCATGAGATCAGGCGTGAACTGGATCCGATTGAAATCCAGTTCAATGGCATCGGCAATGGTGTGGATGAGCAGCGTCTTGGCCAAGCCCGGTACGCCGATCAACAACACATGGCCCCGGCAAATAATGGAAACCAGGATCTGGTGAATGATGTCGTCCTGTCCGACAATGACTTTCGAAATCTCTTGCCGCAACTTGCGGTAGCTTTCGTGGAGTTCGTCCAGTGTGGCCGGCGAGGTCTTCAGTTCCATGAGGCTAAGCGTAGTTCAGTATGGGATGACGTCCTGGGTCTTCAATTGGTTGCAGCCGCAAGATCGGAAGCTCGTCCCCGGTATTCGATGTGAACCGTTCTTTTCAGGCGGTCCATCCACTCGGATAAAACGGTTGCCTGCTTTTCCTGCAAAGCAAGTTGCTCGATCAAGGCATAGTCGGTCTCCAGGTTGACCGTGTGTTCAGGCACGCGCTCGTGCAATTGGACAATGTGATACGCCTGTCGGCCATCCAGAAGTTGCACTTCGGAGGGTTCGGAGATGTCACCGGGCTCCAATCCCGCAAGCGTTTGCTGCCAGAGGGGGCCGAGTGCATCGATATACAGATTCTGCTCTCCCGACTGGGGATCCGAGACGCGTCCCCCACGTGAGCGGGACATTTCTTCCTGGGAAAACTCGCGTGCAAGCACTTCGAACCGCGCGCCGTGGGTGAGTATGGAATCCCGCAAGGTTGTAAGCAGCGAAATGGCCTTGTCCGGGTCGGACTTCCGCTCGTCGAAGGCAATAAGGATGTGATTGTAATCAATGCGCTCCCCGCGTCGTGCATTGACTCGCAGGAAGTGCAGTCCGAATTCGGTTTCGAAGACCGGCGAGAACACCCCCACCGGAGAACGGGAGGCGACCGCCGCGAACTCCGGAACGACATCGGACAACGCCATGTCCTCATACAGGCCACCGTTGGAGGCGGAACCAGGATCGTCGGAGAACAACTCCGCCATCTCTTCAATGGTCAGTCGGCCTGCGACGACGGAATCCCGGATGGCCGAAATGATTTCCATGGCTTCTTCGCGGGCTTCGTCCGTGACTTCAGGCAGCCGTACGATATGGGACACCTGGACAATATCCGGAAGCGTGGGCAATGAATCGGTCGGGAACCGGGAGAACCAGGCGCGGACGTCGGACGGCGTGGCCTTGATGGAGCGGAGTTTTTGCCCGCGGAATTGATCGGCCAACAGCTGGTCCCTGAACTCTTCCCGGAAGTCTGCCTTGATTTCGAGCACCGTCTTTCCATACATCTCTTCCAGGACAGCTTCTCCACCGACGCGGCGGGACATCTGGCCAATACGCTGGTCCAGCATCTGTTCGACTTGCTGGTCGCTGACGACCAGATTGGTATCCCGCTTGGCGTGATTGACCAGCACCTTGTCATTCACCAGCTGTTCCAGAGCCTGTCGCCAAAGATCGTCTGTATACGGAATCTGTTGCTGGTTCATGGTTGAAATCACGTACCCGTCCACGTCCGAAGCCAGAAGGATGTCGTTTCCTACGACGGCCACGATTTCATCAATGACGCGCTCATCCTGTGCCGTGGCTGTTGTCCATCCCGTGAGAGACAAGGCGACTACCAGGATGGACGATCGCAGAATGCGGTACATGTTCAAAACAGTATGGTTGATGGGTCCCGTAAGAACGAACAAAGGCGGGCGCTCAATGCGTCCGCCGGGTGGGGGAGATGGCAGAATCACTTGATTTCCAGTCCTTCACGTGCAAGAGCCTGGGTCCGGAGGCGTTGAACCTGTCGTGCGAACAACTGTTTCCTGGATTCAATCTGGACGCGTTGGACGATTTCCGGACGTATCATCTCCAACTCGGGGAGCGTTCCCGAGGCGACACGGTCCATCAATTGGATGACGTGGAACAGCGAGTCCTGTTCAACCGGTCCCCAGGTGTCGCCCGGTCGCAGGGTCAACAGGACACTCCGCAGTGCCGGATTCCGGGAGAACAATTGTGAGACCGGAAAATAGGCATCGGCCAATGCCAGGGACGTCTCCGGATCGGTGGAATGGTCCATGACCAGTCGTTCGAAGTCCGGCGGCTCCAGGGACCGGTCCAGGGAGTCTCGGACCGATACCGCCTCTGCAATACTCCGGACCGGAATGTAGCGGACCTGCGCATAGGGCTCCCGAAGGACCAGTTGATCGCGGTGCTGCTCGTAATAGGTCTGGATGGCGCCTTCCGAGAGCGCATCTTCCTCATCCGAATACAGCTCATTGACAAGGGCACTGATCAGGACGGAACGCTCGTTCTCCGCGAGCAGCCTAACCACGTCAGGATCGGTGCGAAGACCACGCTGTAGCGCTTCCTGGTACAGCAGCTCATTCGTCGTCCACTGCTCGACAATCTGCGACGCGGCTTCCGTGCTGTCCAGTGAATACGTCCTGCGATCCAGGATCCTGGCCAATTCGTCACGCGTGAGTGTGGCATCGCCGACGCGCGCAACGAAGTCTCCATAGTCCGGTTCGGGACGACAGCCGGTGCCGAGCAACAAGAGGAACAGCCCGGGATATATGAGGGACCGGATCACCGTGCTTCCGTGGTCCGTTCGGGCCACGTCTGCACGGCATATTTGGTGCGCAGGCGTTGGACAAGCCGTTCTTCCAGGACCTGCTGATAGTCGTTCACCAATTCCGCGCGAGCCTCTTCGAAGGTCTTCGGCCGGGCCGGCTCCATTCCGAGATGCTCCAGCATGAGGAATCGGTTGTTGTACTGGATGACGTCTGTGGTCTGCCCCTCCGACAGGTGCAATACGGCATCGAAGACCGAGCCTGTCTCGGACTCCACCCACGTGGTATCCAAACGGACGCTGAGCGTGGTATCGGAAACGATCGCGTCCCTTCCGGAATTCATCCTGAGCGATTCCCTCACCGTTTCCAGATCCGTGCTGCGCGGACTGGACCAGGACGCGACACGAACACGATCCGGCCAGCGGTAGGCGTCGCCCCGCTGTTCGAACAGGCGTAAAAGCCCCGTGGAATCGCCTGACGCCGCGGTCCAGACGGAGTCTTCCATCAACTTGAAGAGGACGAGACCATCGCGGAACTCCTGCATCGTGCGGCCGAAGTCCGGATCGGTGAATTCCAGGCGTGCCACTTCATAGTCCACGGCACGGTCATCCAGGAAGGCCGTAAGTGCGGTCAGCAATCCTTCCCGGGCGTCGCCGGATCGGGAGGGAATCCGACGGGTCCGGAAGTCTTCGACGAACCGGGATACCGTCCAAGTGGAGTCCCCGAGGAAAACGATGGGCAGCTGGCCTGTTTCCGGCTCGAACTCCGACTGGACCAACCAGCGATAGAGGGAATCGGCAGACATGTTCCGTGTCCAGGAATCCACGAGCGCCGTATCGACCCGCGCCCCCAGTTCCCGCTGCAGGGATCGTGCAAAGGCCGTCTGGGCAGCCGCTGAACGGGGAAGTTGTCCGACCTGCGCTTTCAGGGATTCATACTCGTCTTCGAGCGCCCCGAGAGGAGATTCCGATACGAATTGGATGATGTGTTTCCCGAATTGGGTTTCCACGGGTTCCGAAACATCCCCCGGTTCCTGAAGGGAGAATGCGGCATCGCGCATGGCTGGCGGCAGTCCCTGGTCGAAGGAGAGCGTTCCGATGATGCCTCCGTTGCGGGCTGAGTTCCGATCGTCCGAGAGGGCTTCGGCAACTTCAGCGAACGATTCACCCGAATTCAGGCGTTCCAGGGCCTGGGACAGGCGGTTGTCGGCCTCGGCGGAGTCTGCTGCCGAAGGTCCACGGGGCTGGAACATGATATGTGCCAACTCCCGTGCGGCCGGCATGGGCATGCGGTCTTCCACCATGAGGATGTGGTATCCGAACGGAGAACGGAAGACCGGTGATACGTTACCGGGCTCCGTCGAAAATGCCTGGTCTTCGAAGGCTTTGACCATGCGTCCGCCACCGAACCAGCCCAGCGCTCCACGCGCTCCGGGTTGACCGGGCTCGCGCCGCGCCGACGGATCCATGGAATGCCGGCTGGCCACGTCCCCGAAGTCGGCACCGGCCAGGACGGAGTCCCGGAGCATGGAAATCCGGCTATATGCCCGCATGGTGTCAGCGGGTGGGGCATTCTCGGGAACGGTCAGGAGGATGTGCGAAGCCTCGACGGCTGTACTTCGGCGATCATACAATTCACGCACCAATGGATCGGTAACCTCCTGCCCGAGCAGATACGGGCGTGCCAATTGCTCCCGATAGGAGAGCATCTCTGTCCTCAGGTCTTCTCGTTCATGATATCCGAGCGCCTTTGCTTCCAGGACTTTGAGGCGGAAATTGACGTACCGTTCCAGGAATTCCGAACGGGATTCCGCAGTGTCCGCACCGGATGTGCCACTGGAAGAGACGCTTCGTTCATATTGCTCGTCGAATTCCTGGGCAGTCAGTACCTGGTCGCCGAATACGGCAACCACATCTCCATCCGGAACGGGTGCATCCCGTGGCACAACGGTGGACGCGGTGTTGCCGCATCCGCCAATCAACAGCGTCATGGCCAGCGCAAAGGCCACGGCGGAGGTGGAAGTGGCAAAGGCAGAAGAAGATCTGGGCATGCAGGTAAGATCCGTTGGATTCATGTCGGCAGGGAGCCGTCCACGCGAGGGGAATACAGTTGGTTCCAAAAAAATCCGAATTGTGAAGCAACTTTGAATTGGTATGACGGTCTACACATCGAACACCGATTCCGGAAGGGCCGGCACCCAGGCACCAATCCTGCGGGGATAAATGCGAACATGGATGAATTCGAACTGATCGAATCCTTCAAGAACGGCGATGAGTTCGCCTTCGTGGGACTGTACAATCGATTCAAAGGGCCGGTATTCGCCTTTTGCTTCAAAATGCTCATGAGTCGTGAGCAGGCCCAGGATGTCATGCAGGAGACCTTCCTTCGGGTGTACGAAAACCGTGATCGCCTGCTCAAGACCGCATCGTTCCGATCCTGGTTGTTCACCATTGCACGCAATCAATGCCTGAACCAGATCCGGACCGGTGGACGTCAGGTGAACGTCGAACAGGAGGTACTGGAGCGTACGGCCACGACGGAGACGCCTTTCACGCGCATGGACAAGAGCGAACAGGTCGAGTTCGTGTCCAATTTCCTGGCCATGTTGAAGCCGGAGTACCGCGAAGTGCTCGTCTTGCGGGAATACCAGAATCTTTCCTACGAGGAAATCGCAGCGGTCACGCGTAATTCGCTCAGCTCCGTGAAGTCGCGTCTGTTCAAGGCCCGGAAAAAGCTCGCCGATGTCATGCAGGAGAATATGCGCGAGGAAACCCACGTGTTCGCGACGCGGGAGGGGCTGGCATGAGCTGCACAACTGTCAACCAGGAAGAACTGAACCTGTACCTGGACGGGGAACTGCCGTTTTCGAGGCAACAGGCACTTTTCTCGCACATGACGAGCTGTGAGGAGTGCCGGTCGGTCATGGAGGCGGTCCTGACGTTCCGTCGCATGAGTCGTCAGGAATACATCAATCTGCCGCCTGCGGCTGATGACCGGTTCTTCAAGCGCCTGGCTGAAATCAAGACGGCCGGGGATCAACGGGACCGTACTTCGGAGCGTGCACCCTTGTGGCACGCGCGACGATCCATTTCCGTACGTGCCGGGGTTTCCGCCATTGCGGCCGTATTCCTCATTGGCTTCCTGCTTCCCGTCGTGTCGCCCGGTGCGGGTCCAACCGTGCATTTCGAGGCCGAACGGGTCAACCTGACCGACCCGGTGACGTGGGCTCCTCCGGAAATCAAGGAGTCCTATGTCCATGTGTTCTACCCGGGCCTTACGATCGAAGCCGACTCTTCGGACGCATCGACCAACTGACAGTCTTTTCACGTCCCGGGCGCGGCATGCGTCGTATCATGCGGGTTTCCCGCCATCACGCATCGTTCGTCAATGCCCGCATCCCATCCTTCGTCTGCTCCCGTTCGTGTACGATTCGCACCGAGTCCGACCGGCTACCTCCACATAGGGGGGCTCAGGACGGCGCTTTACAACTGGCTGTTCGCTCGCAAGGAGGGAGGCCGGTTCCTGCTCCGGATTGAGGATACCGACCGATCGAGGTTCGTGGAGGATGCTGAGAAGGATATCCTGGATGCGCTTGCCTGGGCAGGCATTGATTTCGATGAAGGTCCCGGAAAGGGCGGCCCGGTCGGACCTTACCGGCAATCCGAGCGCATGGACATCTACGCATCGCACGTGGATGCGTTGTTGGCTTCGGGACACGCGTATGTGGCGTTCGACACACCAGAGGAAATCGATACCATGCGTGAACGGCTGGTTTCGCCTGAGAATCCGATGCCCCGGTATGATGCCACGACGCGGACTTCCATGAGGAACAGTCTGGCCCTGCCTGCGGCCGAAGTGGACCGGCTGATGGGAGAGGGCGTCCCCCATGTCATCCGGTTGAAGGTCGAGCCTGGCCACAGGATCACGTTCCTGGATTCCGTACGTGGTGAAGTCACGTTCCTGTCCGAGTCGGTGGATGATCAGATCCTGCTGAAGTCGGACGGTATGCCAACGTACCATCTGGCCAATGTCGTGGATGACCACGAAATGGGGATTACCCACGTGATCCGAGGGGAAGAATGGCTGCCATCAACACCGAAACATATCCTGTTGTACGAGGCGTTCGGGTGGGAGGCACCGGTCATGGCGCATCTTCCGCTCATTCTGAGTCCGACCGGAGGCAAGCTGTCCAAGCGGAATGCGGACAAACAAGGCATTCCGGTATTCGTTTCGGAGTACCGAAAAGCCGGTTATGAGCCGGATGCGCTGGTCAACTTCCTGGCACTCCTGGGATGGAATCCAGGAACGGAGCAGGAAGTGTTCCCGCTCGCGGAAATGGCTCAGGCGTTCTCACTGGATCGCGTCGGGAATTCGGGTGTACAGTTCGATGCGGACAAGCTGGACTGGTTCAACGCGCAGTATCTGAGGCAACGCAGCCCGGCGGACATTGCGGCGGAATTGCGGCCCCAACTGCTCGATCTGTACGGTGACGTGGATGATGTGTTTGTTGAGGACGTAGTGTCTGTGATGTTGGAGCGCATGACAAAAGCGGTGGATGTCCTCGGCTTTACCTACTTCTTTGCCGATCCCGCGACGTACGACGAACAAGCCATTGCAAAGCGCTGGAAGGAGGATGCGCCCGAATTGGTTTCGGCCTACGCAGACCGGTTGGCTGAACTGCCGGATTGGACGGAAGAATCCCTGGACGAATCGCTCAGGGAACTTGCCGAATCCCGGGGTGCGGGTGCGGGAAGACTCATCCACCCCGTGCGTCTGGCCGTAAGTGGCGTGTCCACGGGCCCTGGGTTGTTCGCCCTTTTGCGGGTCCTGGGACGGGACTGCGTTGTCCGCAGACTTCGACGGGCGGTGGTTGTGCTCGGCCAGGGCCCGTTGACAGGCCCTATGTCCTGAGCGATCGAATGAAGGCCAGTGCGGCCTCCCACGGACCCATGTGGCCCGATTCCGCTTCATCACGGAATGCCGTCAGTGTTTCGTGGAGCGAGCCATGGGGTGCCATGGCTGCGTCCAGGGCACGGCGTACCGCACCCATGAAGGCGTCTCCGCGGGTGGACCATGCCTGGATGGGCATCGACCTGACACGACAAATGAGGCTGGCGAAGAGCTCATCCAGTCCGTAACCGGTTGTGGCCGATACGGGCATGACCGGCACGTCGTCATCCGGCCGAAGGAGATGCAGGGCCTCCCGGAGTTCCCGTGCGCTTGCTTCGGCGGGTTTCAGGTTTTCCCCATCTGCCTTGTTCACGGCAACGATGTCCGCCACCTCAAGAATGCCCCGCTTTATGCCCTGCAGGCCGTCGCCACCCCCGGCGAGGGAGACCATGAGTACGCACTCGACAAGATCCGCGACCGCCGTTTCGGATTGTCCGATTCCGACCGTTTCAATCATCACCACGTCGTAGCCCGCCGCTGCACAGACGAGCATGGCTTCCCGGGTCGAGCCCGCAATGCCGCCCAGCATGCCGGACGTGGGAGACGGACGAACAAAGGCTTCGGAAGCCGTTGAGAGGCGCTCCATCCGCGTCTTGTCTCCAAGGATGCTGCCCCCGGTGCGGGTGGAACTGGGATCTATGGCAAGCACCGCCACTCGATGGCCTTCGGCAATCCATTGCATGCCTATCCGGTCGATCAGCGTCGATTTTCCGGCGCCCGGCAAACCTGTAATGGCAATACGGACGGCGCTGACATCGTGGGACAGGCAGGCATCCAGAAGATGCGCCACGGCGTCCTGATCTCCCGGAAGGGTACTCTCGACCAGCGTCAGCGCACGACCCAGGGCTGCCCGATCTCCGGCGGTAAGCCGGGCGAACAGTTGCTCGGCATGTTCTCGGGAGGCAGACATTTATTGCACGTCCGAAAGCAGGACGTCAAGAAGGCTTGCTGCCGCGTCGGGAATGGCCGTACCGGGACCGAAGATCAAACTGACGCCTTCCGTTTCAAGGAAGGGAATGTCGGCATCGGGGATGACACCGCCCACCACAACGCGGATATCGGGACGGCCTTCCGTTGCCAGCGCCTGAACGAGCGCAGGAACGAGGGTCCGGTGACCTCCGGCCAGCGAAGAGACGCCGACAACATGTACGTCGTTCTCCACGGCCTGCCTGGCGGCTTCCTCCGGGGTCTGGAAAAGCGGCCCGACGTCCACATCGAAGCCCACATCCGCAAAGGCGGTGGCAATGACGCGGGCACCGCGGTCGTGTCCGTCCTGCCCCAATTTCGCTATGAGGATGCGTGGACGGCGCCCCGTAGCCGCCAGGAATGCAGCGGATTTGGTCTGGACGTTGCGCATGGAATCAGATTCCCCGTAAGCTTTTGCGTAAACACCGGAAAAGGAGGGTGTTCGAGCCTCGTATCGACCGAAAACGACCTCCAATGCACTCGAAATCTCGCCCAACGTGGCGCGTTCGCGGGCCGCTGCGCAAGCCAGTTCCAGCACATTGTACTTCGTGGTCCGGGCGGCATGCGTGAGCGCCGAGAGCGCCTCTTTTACACGGGTTTCATGCCGGCGCAGCCGGTTTTCTGTCAGTCGCTGGACCTGCTGTTCCCGGACCTGGTTGTTGTCTATATCACGCACGTCGACGCCCGAAGCGTGCTTGACTCGCCAACGATTCACTCCAACGACCGTTTCGGCGCCGGAATCGATGGCGGCCTGGCGCCGCGCAGCGGACTGTTCAATCCGCATCTTGGGAATGCCCTGCGCAATGGCCGTTGCCATTCCTCCGGCTTCCTCGATTTCCTTCAGGTGGTCCCGGGCTCTCGAAACGAGCTCGGCGGTGAGGTATTCGATGACGTCCGATCCCCCCAAGGGGTCAATTGCGCGGGTAAGATCGGTCTCGTCCTGGAGGATGAGCTGTGTATTCCGGGCTATCCGCGCCGATTCGTCCGTCGGCAAGGCGATGGCTTCATCGAAGGCATTGGTGTGCAGGGATTGCGTACCGCCCAGCACGGCAGCCAGGGCCTCGATGGTCGTCCGGGCAATGTTGTTCAAGGGGTCCTGTGCCGTCAGGGACCAGCCGGATGTCTGACAATGGGTCCGAAGCATACCGGATTTCGGATCCGATGCTCCGAACGGCTCCATGACCTCCGACCACAGGACACGGGCCGCGCGGAGTTTGGCAATTTCCATTGCTGTGTGCATGCCGATTCCGAAGAAGAAGGAGATCCGTGGGGCGAAATCGTCTACGGACATGCCCTTGGAAAGGGCGGCACGAACGTACTCCAGACCATCTGCAATGGTGTAGGCCAGTTCAAGATCGGCAGAAGCCCCGGCTTCCTGCATATGGTACCCACTCACGGAAATGGAGTTGAACCGGGGCATGGACTGTGCGGTGAACGCCATGATATCGCCTACAATCCGCATGGACGCATCCGGCGGGTAGATGTAGGTGTTGCGGACCATGAACTCCTTCAGGATATCATTCTGAATGGTTCCCGTAAGGTCCGCAGCCGGGACACCCGACTCTTCGGCAGCCACGATATAGAACGCCATGATGGGCAGCACGGCCCCATTCATGGTCATGGAAACCGAGATCTCGCCCAGCGG encodes the following:
- a CDS encoding peptidylprolyl isomerase — its product is MPRSSSAFATSTSAVAFALAMTLLIGGCGNTASTVVPRDAPVPDGDVVAVFGDQVLTAQEFDEQYERSVSSSGTSGADTAESRSEFLERYVNFRLKVLEAKALGYHEREDLRTEMLSYREQLARPYLLGQEVTDPLVRELYDRRSTAVEASHILLTVPENAPPADTMRAYSRISMLRDSVLAGADFGDVASRHSMDPSARREPGQPGARGALGWFGGGRMVKAFEDQAFSTEPGNVSPVFRSPFGYHILMVEDRMPMPAARELAHIMFQPRGPSAADSAEADNRLSQALERLNSGESFAEVAEALSDDRNSARNGGIIGTLSFDQGLPPAMRDAAFSLQEPGDVSEPVETQFGKHIIQFVSESPLGALEDEYESLKAQVGQLPRSAAAQTAFARSLQRELGARVDTALVDSWTRNMSADSLYRWLVQSEFEPETGQLPIVFLGDSTWTVSRFVEDFRTRRIPSRSGDAREGLLTALTAFLDDRAVDYEVARLEFTDPDFGRTMQEFRDGLVLFKLMEDSVWTAASGDSTGLLRLFEQRGDAYRWPDRVRVASWSSPRSTDLETVRESLRMNSGRDAIVSDTTLSVRLDTTWVESETGSVFDAVLHLSEGQTTDVIQYNNRFLMLEHLGMEPARPKTFEEARAELVNDYQQVLEERLVQRLRTKYAVQTWPERTTEAR
- a CDS encoding RNA polymerase sigma factor, whose translation is MDEFELIESFKNGDEFAFVGLYNRFKGPVFAFCFKMLMSREQAQDVMQETFLRVYENRDRLLKTASFRSWLFTIARNQCLNQIRTGGRQVNVEQEVLERTATTETPFTRMDKSEQVEFVSNFLAMLKPEYREVLVLREYQNLSYEEIAAVTRNSLSSVKSRLFKARKKLADVMQENMREETHVFATREGLA
- a CDS encoding zf-HC2 domain-containing protein → MSCTTVNQEELNLYLDGELPFSRQQALFSHMTSCEECRSVMEAVLTFRRMSRQEYINLPPAADDRFFKRLAEIKTAGDQRDRTSERAPLWHARRSISVRAGVSAIAAVFLIGFLLPVVSPGAGPTVHFEAERVNLTDPVTWAPPEIKESYVHVFYPGLTIEADSSDASTN
- the gltX gene encoding glutamate--tRNA ligase, with protein sequence MPASHPSSAPVRVRFAPSPTGYLHIGGLRTALYNWLFARKEGGRFLLRIEDTDRSRFVEDAEKDILDALAWAGIDFDEGPGKGGPVGPYRQSERMDIYASHVDALLASGHAYVAFDTPEEIDTMRERLVSPENPMPRYDATTRTSMRNSLALPAAEVDRLMGEGVPHVIRLKVEPGHRITFLDSVRGEVTFLSESVDDQILLKSDGMPTYHLANVVDDHEMGITHVIRGEEWLPSTPKHILLYEAFGWEAPVMAHLPLILSPTGGKLSKRNADKQGIPVFVSEYRKAGYEPDALVNFLALLGWNPGTEQEVFPLAEMAQAFSLDRVGNSGVQFDADKLDWFNAQYLRQRSPADIAAELRPQLLDLYGDVDDVFVEDVVSVMLERMTKAVDVLGFTYFFADPATYDEQAIAKRWKEDAPELVSAYADRLAELPDWTEESLDESLRELAESRGAGAGRLIHPVRLAVSGVSTGPGLFALLRVLGRDCVVRRLRRAVVVLGQGPLTGPMS
- the meaB gene encoding methylmalonyl Co-A mutase-associated GTPase MeaB; translation: MSASREHAEQLFARLTAGDRAALGRALTLVESTLPGDQDAVAHLLDACLSHDVSAVRIAITGLPGAGKSTLIDRIGMQWIAEGHRVAVLAIDPSSTRTGGSILGDKTRMERLSTASEAFVRPSPTSGMLGGIAGSTREAMLVCAAAGYDVVMIETVGIGQSETAVADLVECVLMVSLAGGGDGLQGIKRGILEVADIVAVNKADGENLKPAEASARELREALHLLRPDDDVPVMPVSATTGYGLDELFASLICRVRSMPIQAWSTRGDAFMGAVRRALDAAMAPHGSLHETLTAFRDEAESGHMGPWEAALAFIRSLRT